A stretch of Kwoniella dendrophila CBS 6074 chromosome 2, complete sequence DNA encodes these proteins:
- a CDS encoding phenylalanine-tRNA ligase, alpha subunit — MSSSSSVDQIQSLILQTLSKEGSIPDSRELSYNGKSLNSPEDQNVIRGVLDSLQSKEMVEYKQITTTSFTLTEEGKLITEKGSHEIRVWEVVPVKGQGEPISAQDLQKAVGADVAKVGQQRAFKNKWIAREGSGFVRAVEAPVDETAVQLREISEKGDHSKGESITKELQKRKLIQPKKHIHYSISKASNFSTEVKRLETDLTVEMLNSGAWKESSFKQYNFAAAGQPTDGGALHPLLKVREEFRNIFFDMGFTEMPTNRFVESCFWNFDAMFVPQQHPAREMQDTFYVKSPAKSLEPEPEYYERIRKVHEQGGYGSIGYRAPFSREESEKLVLRTHTTAVSTAMLYELANQKGGFKPAKMYSIDRVFRNETADATHLAEFHQVEGVVADYNITLGNLITFMQEFFAKTGNHKLRFKPAYNPYTEPSMEVFSWHEGLGKWIEIANSGIFRPEMLEPMGLPKGVRVLGWGMSLERPTMIKYKISDIRTLVGHKTDLDQVKKRAAVRLEKGDD; from the exons AtgtcttcctcatcttcagtcGATCAAATCCAATCCTTAATCCTTCAAACACTTTCTAAGGAAGGTTCAATTCCAGAttcaagagaattatcatataatggtaaatcattaaattcacctgaagatcaaaatgttATAAGAGGTGTTTTGGATAGTTTACAAAGtaaagag ATGGTAGAATATAAAcaaattacaacaacatcatttacattaactgaagaaggtaaattaataACTGAAAAAGGTTCACATGAAATTAGAGTATGGGAAGTAGTTCCTGTAAAAGGTCAAGGTGAACCTATTTCTGCCCAGGATTTACAA AAAGCAGTCGGAGCAGATGTAGCTAAAGTAGGGCAACAAAGAGCTTTTAAAAATAAATGGATAGCGAGAGAAGGTTCAGGTTTCGTTAGAGCC GTCGAAGCACCAGTCGATGAAACTGCTGTACAGCTTCGTGAAATtagtgaaaaaggtgatcaTTCAAAAGGAGAAAGTATaacaaaagaattacaaaagagaaaattaATCCAACCTAA AAAACATATTCACTACTCCATCTCAAAAGCATCCAATTTCTCTACTGAAGTCAAACGGTTAGAAACTGATTTAACTGTTGAAATGTTAAATTC TGGCGCATGGAAAGAATCGTCATTCAAACAATATAACTTCGCCGCTGCTGGTCAACCTACAGATGGTGGCGCTTTACATCCATTATTAAAAGTTAGAGAAGAATTCAgaaatatcttctttgatatgGG ATTCACTGAAATGCCTACTAACCGATTTGTCGAATCTTGTTTCTGGAATTTTGATGCTATGTTTGTACCTCAACAACATCCTGCAAGAGAAATGCAGGATACTTTTTATGTTAAAA GCCCTGCAAAGTCgcttgaacctgaacctgaatatTATGAAAGAATAAGAAAAGTTCATGAACAAGGTGGATATGGATCTATCGGATATAGAGCACCTTTttcaagagaagaaagtgaaaagtTAGTTTTAAGAACACATACAACAGCAGTTTCAACTGCAATGCTATATGAATTAGCAAATCAAAAAGGTGGTTTCAAACCTGCTAAAATGTATAGTATTGATAGAGTATTCAG AAACGAAACTGCCGATGCAACTCATTTAGCAGAGTTCCATcaagttgaaggtgtagtAGCTGATTATAACATTACTTTGGGTAACTTGATCA CTTTCATGCAAGAATTCTTCGCCAAGACTGGTAACCATAAATTGCGATTCAAACCTGCTTATAACCCATACACTGAG CCAAGTATGGAAGTTTTCTCATGGCATGAAGGATTAGGTAAATGGATTGAAATTGCTAAC TCCGGTATTTTCAGACCAGAAATGTTAGAACCGATGGGATTACCTAAAGGTGTTAGAGTATTAGGTTGGGGTATGTCATTAGAAAGACCAACAATGATTAAATATAAAATTTCAGATATAAGAACTCTTGTAGGACATAAAACTGATTTAGATCAAGTTAAAAAGAGAGCTGCTGTTAgattagaaaaaggtgatgattaa